The genomic stretch TGGGCGGCCAGAAGCGCAGCATGGTGCGCGTCAACGCGCGCGGCGAGGTGATCGTGTCGGTCGCAGTGCCGGTGCAGCGATCCCGCGAAATCCGGGGCGCGCTGATGCTCTCGACCCAGGGCGACGAAATTGACCAGATGGTGACCGCCGAGCGGCTGGCCATCCTGAAGGTTGGCGGCGTCGCTTCCGCGGTCATGATCGTGCTGTCATTGCTGCTCGCGAGCACGATCGCAGGCCCGGTGCGCCGGCTCGCCGACGGTGCCGAGCGGGTCCGCCGCCGCATCCAGACCCGCGTCGAAATTCCCGATTTCACCCGTCGCCGCGACGAGATCGGCCATCTCTCCGGCGCGCTGCGCGACATGACCAACGCGCTCTATAGCCGGATCGAGGCGATCGAGATGTTCGCCGCCGACGTCGCCCATGAATTGAAGAATCCGCTGACGTCGCTGCGCTCGGCGGTGGAAACGCTGCCGCTGGCGCGCAACGAGAACAGCCGCGCGCGGCTGCTCGCCGTGATCGAGCACGACGTCAAGCGGCTCGACCGGCTGATCTCGGACATTTCCGACGCCAGCCGCCTCGATGCCGAACTGCAGCGGCAGGACATGACGCCGGTCGACCTGCGCCGGCTCCTGACCACACTGACATCGGTCGCCAACGAGACGCGGCTCGGCCACGACGGCGTCGCCGTTGATGTGCGCTTCGAGGGCCGAACCCCGACCGACACCTTCTCGGTGCCGGGCCATGATTCGCGGCTTGGGCAGGTGATCTCCAATCTGCTGTCCAATGCGCGGTCGTTTTCCAACGCCGGCGGCAAGGTCCGCATCATTTGCCGCCGGGTGCGATCGGAAATCGAGATTGTGATCGACGACGACGGGCCGGGCATTGGCGAGGATTCGCTGGAGCGCATCTTCGAGCGCTTTTACACCGACCGGCCGCATCAGGGCTTTGGCCAGAATTCGGGGCTCGGGCTTTCAATCTCCAAGCAGATCATCGAAGCGCATGGCGGGCGCATCTGGGCGGAAAATCGCGCCGGCCCCGCGGATGCCGAGGGCGGGCCTACGGTTTCCGGCGCGCGTTTCGTGGTCAGGCTGCCGGCGCCATGACGCCGGAGGCGAGCGTGCACGCCTCGGCCGTGCTGGTCGGTGATCGTGGCGTGCTGATCCGCGGTCCCTCAGGGGCCGGCAAGTCCCGGCTGGCGTTCGATCTGATCCTGGCCGGACGCGCCGGGCAGGTTCCGCCGGCCATCCTGGTCGGCGATGACCGTGTCTATCTCGACACAGTTGGCGGACAATTGGTGGTTCGGCCAGTGCCCGAATTGGCCGGGCTGATCGAGATTCGGGGGCTCGGCATCCGTCGCTGCGACGTCGTCCGCGAGGCAGTGGTGGCCCTCGTGGTGGATCTTGACGCCGCAGACGCGGAACGGCTGCCGCCGCCCGAAGCGCTCCAGACCCGCCTAAATGGTGTCCTAATACCGCGAATCCTCGTTGGGATGGGCTTCGCACCCCTTCCGCTGGTTGTCGCCGCGCTGACGACAACTGAGAGTTCATCTTCCGGTAACCATACGGAGGATTGTTTGAAGGGGTTTGGTAACCATATCAGCCCCACTATTGCGACCGAATAGACCGGCGCAGGCTCCCCTTTCCACCAGCGAATTCCGGGAGATTAGCCAAGATCCCCTCTTGCGCGGGGGCTCTGGATGGTCAAAGTGGCGCGTTCGTGCGGTGCACCAAAAAGCACCCGCGAGGAGTTTCCGATGATTGGTCTAGTGCTTGTGACCCATGGGCGCCTTGCCGACGAGTTCAGGGCAGCGCTCGAACACGTTATGGGTCCGCAGAAACAAATTGAAGCCATCACGATTGGGGCCGAGGACGACTCCGATTTGTGTCGAAGCGACATTATTGAGGCGGTCAACCGCGTCGATAGTGGCGATGGCGTCGCCATCCTTACCGACATGTTCGGCGGCACGCCCTCGAACCTGGCGATTTCCTGTATGAGCCGCCCGAAAGTGGAAGTGCTCGCAGGCATCAATCTTCCGATGCTGGTCAAGCTTGCCAAGGTGCGCGAGGAGCGGTCGCTTCCCGACGCAATCGCCATGGCCCAGGAAGCCGGCCGCAAATACGTCACCATCGCCAGCCGCGTTCTCGCCGGCAAATGAGCGACGAAGCCTCCCCCGAAAATGAAGTCGGGGCGAGCGTGCCTGCGGGCGCCGTTTCCCGCGAACTTCTCATCATCAACAAACGCGGCCTGCACGCGCGGGCTTCTGCAAAATTCGTGCAGATGGTCGAGCGCTTCAACGCCGAGATCTGGGTGACGCGCGGCAACGAGACCGTCGGCGGCACCTCGATCATGGGACTGATGATGCTGGCCGCAGGACCGGGAACATCGGTCGTGGTCTCCGCAATCGGCCCCGAGGCCCAGGCCGCGGTCGATGCCATTGCCGAGCTCGTCGCCGGCAAGTTCAACGAAGAAGGCACGTGATCCTTCTTCGTTTGACGCGTTTTCTTCACGCGTACCGGCAACCACTTCGCTCGAACACGTTTTGCCTAAAACGGATTCGTTGATCGCCCAAGCCTCGCCTATTTGGCCGGCGGCACGATAATGACGTTCCAGGCGGTGGCCGCGCCTGCGGTTCCCTGAAAAAACCGGCGGGTCGTGATCACCACGCGCTCGCCATTGGCCGCGTGCTGCTTCATCCACGCCTCGCATTTTTCCAGCTTCCAGTCGCCGGTTTCGCAGATGCCGATAAAGCCCGATCGTTTGGCTTCATCGAGCGAGGTCAGGCCGGACGACCATGGCTCGTCCGGCGTCAGCGCGGCCGGATGATCGGGGCTGTAGAAGGTGACGGGCTGGCCGATATCGTCATAGGCCGCGACCACCGGCAACCGCGAATGAAACCGCGCGTGCCACTCCGTGGTCAGCTCACGGGCGAGTTCGGAGCGTGCGCGGAAACTCGCACCCTCATTGCGATGCTGGCTCACTTCGTAGGCGACGATCTTCGGCGAGGCCGCCAGCACCGCGAGCGTGAGCAGGAACCAGCTCGCCACCATCCGGAGCAGCGCGATCTGCCGCACGCGCAACCGCGGAACAGCGATCAGCGCCAGCGGCACCAGGAAGAACAGCGGGATGCCCCAATCGGTCTTGATGTAGATCTGGAATATTACCGCCCCGAGCGGCGGCCCGATCGCGAGCACCGCCTGGATGACCCAGACATTGAGGGCCTGCGACGTCTGCACGCCGGAATTGGCGCCGCGCAACCAGAACGCGAACGATTTCCGCCATCGCGACGGCCAGCTCAGCGCGAGGCCCGCCAGCGCCACCGGCAACGCCAGCAGCGCGAGATTATGGCCGATATACCCCAGTGCGAGATTGTCGATCTCGGTGCGGTCGGCGATCGAATAATAGGATTCACCGGCATAGGTGAGCGGGGCGAAGTTCACCTGCATCAGCCAGGTGAAATGCGGGATCATCGCCACCGCAAGCGTCGCGATCGCGACCCACGGCGCCGGCGAGCGCAGGAACTGCAGGCGTGCGGGATGGATCAGCGCGGCAAGGCCGACCGCGCCGATCACCGTCAGCGCCCAGTATTTGGTCATCAGCGCCAGCGCGCCGGCAAGCCCAAGCCACAGTCCGGATTTCACACTGCGCTTCTCGAACGCATCCAGAAAGGCCAGCACCACCAGCGGCAGCGTAACCAGCTGCAGCAGGTCCGGATTGTACTTGAAACCCTTGAAGTTGAAGATCGGATACAGCGCGAGCATCACCACGACGAGGAACGCGCGGCGGTGATCGACCACGCGCAGCGCGATCAGCCAGCAGATTACGAGGCCGCAGCCAAGCGTTGCCATCGCCAGCGCATAGGTCGCCCAGTCGGCGACCGGAAAGATCATGAACCAGACACCGGCGACCCATCCCGACAGCGGTGGATGCTTGCCGTAGCCAAGCAGGAACTTCTGACCCCAGCCGAACGCTTCCGCGACGTCCATATGGATGTCCTGGCCGGTCTTCAGATTGACCAGGATCACCGTCCACAGCGCGGCATGGACTGCGGCGAAGCCAGTGACCAGCCACAGGGCGGCTCTGGGATCGCTGGCGTGCGCGGCAAGCCACGCCGCCAGCCGCCGGATGGACCGTTTGCGGTTCGCGCGCGCGCCGGCGGGCAAAATTGATGCAGTCGACATGGCCCTGTGCGTAGCGCGTTTTCCGCACCAGTGGAATCAGCTTGGCGTGAAGATAGCCCCTTAAAATACAGCAATATGGTTGCCGCTTGGGGGCGCGAATGCTATCCCGCGCCCCATGACCACCGTCCCCATTTCCAACATCCGCAACTTCTCCATTGTCGCCCATATCGACCATGGCAAATCGACGCTGGCCGACCGCCTGATCCAGATGACCGGCGGCCTGACCGATCGCGAAATGGCGGGCAAGGAACAGGTGCTCGATTCCATGGATATCGAGCGCGAGCGCGGCATCACCATCAAGGCGCAGACCGTCCGGCTGAATTACCACGCCAAGGACGGCAAGGATTACATCTTCAACCTGATGGACACGCCGGGCCATGTCGACTTCGCCTATGAGGTCTCGCGATCGCTGGCGGCCTGCGAGGGTTCCCTGCTGGTGGTCGACGCCAGCCAGGGCGTCGAAGCGCAGACGCTCGCCAATGTCTACCATGCACTCGACGCGGGTCATGAGATCGTGCCGGTCCTCAACAAGATCGATCTGCCCGCGGCGGAGCCCGACAAGGTCAAGCAGCAGATCGAGGATGTGATCGGTATCAGCGCCGCCGATGCGGTGATGATCTCGGCCAAGACCGGCATTGGCATCCCCGACGTGCTGGAGGCGATCGTCACGCGGCTGCCACCACCGAAGGGCGACCGCGACGCGACGCTGAAGGCGCTCTTGGTCGACAGCTGGTACGACGTCTATCTCGGCGTCGTCGTGCTGATCCGCGTGGTCGACGGCACCATGAAGAAGGGCAGCCGCATCCGCATGATGGGCACCAATGCGGCCTATGACGTCGAGCGCGTCGGCTTCTTCACGCCGAAGATGACGCAGGTCGACGAACTCGGCCCCGGCGAGATCGGTTTTATCACCGCCGCGATCAAGGAAGTCGCGGATACGCGGGTCGGCGACACCATCACCGACGACCGCAAGCCGGTCACCGACATGCTGCCGGGTTTCAAGCCGGCGATCCCGGTGGTGTTCTGCGGCCTGTTCCCGGTCGATGCCAACGATTTCGAAGTGTTGCGTGCGGCGATGGGCAAACTGCGCCTCAACGATGCGAGTTTTTCGTTCGAGATGGAAACCTCCGCCGCCCTCGGCTTCGGCTTCCGCTGCGGCTTCCTCGGGCTGCTGCATCTGGAGATCATCCAGGAGCGCTTGTCGCGCGAGTTCGATCTCAACCTGATCGCGACCGCGCCGAGCGTGATCTACAAAATGCATCTGACCGACGGCCAGGAGATCGAGATCCACAATCCCGTCGACATGCCCGACGTGGTCAAGATCGCCGAAATCCACGAGCCCTGGATCGAAGCCACGATCCTGACCCCCGACGAATATCTCGGCAGCGTCTTGAAGCTCTGCCAGGACCGCCGCGGTTCGCAGAAGGAGCTGACCTATGTCGGCTCCCGCGCGATGGTGAAATACGATTTGCCGCTCAACGAAGTCGTGTTCGATTTCTACGACCGCCTGAAATCGGTCTCGAAGGGTTATGCCTCGTTCGACTACCACCTGACCGACTACAAGCCGGCCGATCTCGTCAAGATGCAGATCCTCGTCAACAACGAGCCGGTGGACGCATTGTCGATGCTGGTGCACCGCACCCGCGCCGAAGGCCGCGGCCGCGCCATGGTCGAGCGGATGAAGGAGCTGATCCCGCCGCACATGTTCCAGATTCCGATCCAGGCTGCGATCGGCGGCAAGGTGATCGCCCGCGAAACCGTCCGCGCGCTGCGCAAGGACGTCACCGCAAAGTGCTACGGCGGCGACATCACGCGTAAACGAAAACTTCTGGAGAAGCAGAAGGAAGGCAAGAAGAAGATGCGGCAGTTCGGCAAGGTCGACATCCCGCAGGAAGCGTTCATTGCCGCGCTGAAGGTGGATAGCTGAGCGACGGGAGTTCTGCAGTTCCGGCGTCTATCCATTGTGGCTCAGCCGAATTAATTGAAATTCTGAGCGTAACATGTTACGCTCAGAGCATGACCACCACCCCGAAAAGGCCAAAGCCCCTTACCCCGCGACAGCGCATGGCATCGCGCCGCGAGCGCTTGCGCGCGCAGGGGCTGCGGCCGGTGCAGCATTGGGTGCCGGATTTGCGCGATCCGAAGGTGCTCGCGGCCATCCGCCGGGAGGCAAAGCTGATGGCGCAGCATCCGGAAAACGATGCCATCGATGCGTGGAACGAGGTGGCTTATGACTGGAGCGCCTGGAAGTGAAGCGCGGGGATGTCGTGCTGGTGGTGGTTCCAAGCGAGCCAGGACGACCAAGACCCGGAGTGATCGTACAGGCTGACGAATTCAATGAAGACCTTTCGACGATCGTCATCTGTCCCTTATCGTCAGACCTCCAGGACAAGTTGCGGCTCAGACCAATAATCGATGCCACACCGTCAAATGGTCTTCGCCTTCGCTCGCAGATCATGACGGACAAGATGATCGCCCTGCGCCGTGACCGGGTTCGGAGCGTCATCGGCCATATTGATACGGAAACATCCGAACACCTCGATCGAGCGTTGCTGGTAGTGCTCGGGCTGGCGCGGTGACAAAGCCGTCCGGGCATTCCCGCCCGTCTTGATCGCTGGCCGCGGATAGGCCACCATTGCGCCTGCGCCAAAACAGAAAATTCAACAACGCGAGGACGCGCATGACCAAGCATCTCGGTTTCGACCTCGTTGAGCGTGCGCGGGCGCTTGCGCCGTTGATCGCGCGCGACGCCGACGAGATCGAGCGGACGCGGCGGCTGACGCCGGCGGTGACGCAGGCCTTGATCGAGAACGAGCTTTATCGCGCGCTGCTGCCCAAAAGCTTGGGTGGTACCGAGGCGCCGCTCGAAGCCTTCATGCAGATGCAGGAGGAAATCGCCAAGGCCGACGCCTCCACGGCGTGGTGTCTCGGCCAGTGCAGCGTCTGCGCCATGACGGCGGCCTATCTCGATCCCGATGCCGCCAACGAGATCTTCAATGTCGCGCCCGGCATCCTCGCCTGGGGTGCAATCGCCCATGAGGTGCAGGCGGTGCCCGGCGGCTACAAGGCCAGTGCGCGCTGGGATTTTGCCTCCGGCTCCCGGCAGGCGAGCTGGCTGGGGGCCCATGTCCGGGTCGTCGAGGCCGACGGCACCACACGGAAGAAGCCGGACGGTTCGCCGGAAATCCGCACCATCCTGTTTCCGGTGACCAGCGCCACCATGTACGACGTCTGGGACGTAATCGGCCTGAAGGGCACCGGCACCGATTCCTATTCGGTCGACAATCTGTTCATCCCTGACAAATTCGCAGCGCTCCGCGACGTGCCCTCGGCATTGCGCGAGCAGGGACCGCTCTACAAGCTCACCACCAACATGGTGTTCAGCATGGGTTTTGCCGCGACCTCGCTTGGGCTCGCTCGCGCCATGCTGGATGCCACCATCGAGCTTTCGCGCGGCAAGACGCCGCAAGGCCTCAAGGCGATGCGCGAAAACAACGCGGTGCAGGGCAAGATCGGACGCACCGAAGCCAGCCTGCGCGCCGCGCGCGCCTATCTCTACGCCACCGCCGCCGAGGTCTGGCGCGAGCTTGCGCGCGGTGAGCCCATCACCGAGGAGCATCGCATCGCGCTCCGCATCGCCGCGACCTGGACCATCCATCAATCGGCGGCCGTGGTCGATACCGCCTACCACATGGCCGGCGCCACGGCGGTGTTCGCCGCCAACGGGTTCGAACGCCGTTTTCGCGACATGCACACGATCGCGCAACAGATCCAGGCGCGCGATACCCAT from Bradyrhizobium sp. Ash2021 encodes the following:
- a CDS encoding sensor histidine kinase, which codes for MLDRTQPDASLTNEDAFPHLDGDHVADDSLPEKGWRRPLGWLRRAGQFFFALSFSSLTRRIVSLNLAGLVALVASILYLSQFRAGLIDARAQSLLVQAEIIAGAIAASATVQTNTITIDPERLLDLKPGEVYRAPDEYSGLNFSINPERVAPVLKTLILPTKTRARIFDGDGGLILDSRSLEIVWSLPLPPPSSEKPGLAERTMIAIRLWLNRGDLPLYRELGPENGNGYQEVADALGGQKRSMVRVNARGEVIVSVAVPVQRSREIRGALMLSTQGDEIDQMVTAERLAILKVGGVASAVMIVLSLLLASTIAGPVRRLADGAERVRRRIQTRVEIPDFTRRRDEIGHLSGALRDMTNALYSRIEAIEMFAADVAHELKNPLTSLRSAVETLPLARNENSRARLLAVIEHDVKRLDRLISDISDASRLDAELQRQDMTPVDLRRLLTTLTSVANETRLGHDGVAVDVRFEGRTPTDTFSVPGHDSRLGQVISNLLSNARSFSNAGGKVRIICRRVRSEIEIVIDDDGPGIGEDSLERIFERFYTDRPHQGFGQNSGLGLSISKQIIEAHGGRIWAENRAGPADAEGGPTVSGARFVVRLPAP
- a CDS encoding HPr kinase/phosphatase C-terminal domain-containing protein, which produces MTPEASVHASAVLVGDRGVLIRGPSGAGKSRLAFDLILAGRAGQVPPAILVGDDRVYLDTVGGQLVVRPVPELAGLIEIRGLGIRRCDVVREAVVALVVDLDAADAERLPPPEALQTRLNGVLIPRILVGMGFAPLPLVVAALTTTESSSSGNHTEDCLKGFGNHISPTIATE
- a CDS encoding PTS sugar transporter subunit IIA, with protein sequence MIGLVLVTHGRLADEFRAALEHVMGPQKQIEAITIGAEDDSDLCRSDIIEAVNRVDSGDGVAILTDMFGGTPSNLAISCMSRPKVEVLAGINLPMLVKLAKVREERSLPDAIAMAQEAGRKYVTIASRVLAGK
- a CDS encoding HPr family phosphocarrier protein encodes the protein MSDEASPENEVGASVPAGAVSRELLIINKRGLHARASAKFVQMVERFNAEIWVTRGNETVGGTSIMGLMMLAAGPGTSVVVSAIGPEAQAAVDAIAELVAGKFNEEGT
- a CDS encoding glycosyltransferase family 39 protein — protein: MSTASILPAGARANRKRSIRRLAAWLAAHASDPRAALWLVTGFAAVHAALWTVILVNLKTGQDIHMDVAEAFGWGQKFLLGYGKHPPLSGWVAGVWFMIFPVADWATYALAMATLGCGLVICWLIALRVVDHRRAFLVVVMLALYPIFNFKGFKYNPDLLQLVTLPLVVLAFLDAFEKRSVKSGLWLGLAGALALMTKYWALTVIGAVGLAALIHPARLQFLRSPAPWVAIATLAVAMIPHFTWLMQVNFAPLTYAGESYYSIADRTEIDNLALGYIGHNLALLALPVALAGLALSWPSRWRKSFAFWLRGANSGVQTSQALNVWVIQAVLAIGPPLGAVIFQIYIKTDWGIPLFFLVPLALIAVPRLRVRQIALLRMVASWFLLTLAVLAASPKIVAYEVSQHRNEGASFRARSELARELTTEWHARFHSRLPVVAAYDDIGQPVTFYSPDHPAALTPDEPWSSGLTSLDEAKRSGFIGICETGDWKLEKCEAWMKQHAANGERVVITTRRFFQGTAGAATAWNVIIVPPAK
- the lepA gene encoding translation elongation factor 4, coding for MTTVPISNIRNFSIVAHIDHGKSTLADRLIQMTGGLTDREMAGKEQVLDSMDIERERGITIKAQTVRLNYHAKDGKDYIFNLMDTPGHVDFAYEVSRSLAACEGSLLVVDASQGVEAQTLANVYHALDAGHEIVPVLNKIDLPAAEPDKVKQQIEDVIGISAADAVMISAKTGIGIPDVLEAIVTRLPPPKGDRDATLKALLVDSWYDVYLGVVVLIRVVDGTMKKGSRIRMMGTNAAYDVERVGFFTPKMTQVDELGPGEIGFITAAIKEVADTRVGDTITDDRKPVTDMLPGFKPAIPVVFCGLFPVDANDFEVLRAAMGKLRLNDASFSFEMETSAALGFGFRCGFLGLLHLEIIQERLSREFDLNLIATAPSVIYKMHLTDGQEIEIHNPVDMPDVVKIAEIHEPWIEATILTPDEYLGSVLKLCQDRRGSQKELTYVGSRAMVKYDLPLNEVVFDFYDRLKSVSKGYASFDYHLTDYKPADLVKMQILVNNEPVDALSMLVHRTRAEGRGRAMVERMKELIPPHMFQIPIQAAIGGKVIARETVRALRKDVTAKCYGGDITRKRKLLEKQKEGKKKMRQFGKVDIPQEAFIAALKVDS
- a CDS encoding antitoxin MazE family protein, whose product is MASRRERLRAQGLRPVQHWVPDLRDPKVLAAIRREAKLMAQHPENDAIDAWNEVAYDWSAWK
- a CDS encoding type II toxin-antitoxin system PemK/MazF family toxin; translated protein: MIVQADEFNEDLSTIVICPLSSDLQDKLRLRPIIDATPSNGLRLRSQIMTDKMIALRRDRVRSVIGHIDTETSEHLDRALLVVLGLAR
- a CDS encoding acyl-CoA dehydrogenase family protein, whose translation is MTKHLGFDLVERARALAPLIARDADEIERTRRLTPAVTQALIENELYRALLPKSLGGTEAPLEAFMQMQEEIAKADASTAWCLGQCSVCAMTAAYLDPDAANEIFNVAPGILAWGAIAHEVQAVPGGYKASARWDFASGSRQASWLGAHVRVVEADGTTRKKPDGSPEIRTILFPVTSATMYDVWDVIGLKGTGTDSYSVDNLFIPDKFAALRDVPSALREQGPLYKLTTNMVFSMGFAATSLGLARAMLDATIELSRGKTPQGLKAMRENNAVQGKIGRTEASLRAARAYLYATAAEVWRELARGEPITEEHRIALRIAATWTIHQSAAVVDTAYHMAGATAVFAANGFERRFRDMHTIAQQIQARDTHYEDAGRAILSANLATPPTTR